The sequence AGGTCACCTGCGTCGTCATCATGTGGCTGATGGGGCCGCCGTAGGGCCTGCTCGGGGTGCGCTCGCTCCTGCTCCGCTGAGGGCGAGTGGGCGGGCGTTCGCAAGAGTGGGCGGGTCTCCGGAGACCCGCCCACTGCTGCGTGCACCCGCCGACGCTGACCGGCTACTGCCCCCGCGCCCCCAGGAAGTCGCGCGCGTAGGCCAGGTACTCCGACGCGATCCTGCGCTGCGCCTCGTCGCGGTCGATCGTCTCGGCCCGGAGATCGACGAGGGCGTCCCACCAGATGCTCCGGCCGATCGCGAAGCCGGTGAAGCCGTCGATCGGGGCGGCCGCCTCGAGCCAGCGGTCGAGGTCCTCGCGGGTCGAGTGGCGCCCGAGCACGATGCAGGAGGCCTCCCGCCCGTCGCGCACGGCGAGCTCGGCGACGGCGCGGGCGTCGTCCTCGCTGTCCATGCCCTCGACCTTCCAGATCGCAGGATCCGCCCCGTGATCCTGCAGGTACTCGATCGCGCGGAGGGTCAGCTCGGGCCGGAGCTCGTCGTCGTAGCGGTGCTTGTCGCCGTCGACCTGGGCGAGGTCGGCGTCGGTGGCGGGGACGAGGAGCTCGATGATCAGCGGCCGGCGGTTCTCGCGGCACCAGGTCGACAGCGCGGTCATCCTCTCGGCCTGCTCGGTGCGCTTGGCATCGTCGAACTCCGGGTTGTCGCGGATCAGGACCTTCGCGTGGTCGCCGTCGAAGAACAGCGCGTGCTGCTGCCAGTCGTCGTAGGCGAACTCGAACCACTCCTTGCCGCTGGCCTCGAGGGGCATCGAGAGGTTGATCAGCCCGTCGCTCCGCGAGGCGAGCTCGGCCACGGCGGCGCCGTACTGCTCGTCGACCAGGATCCCGGCCTGCACGCCCTCGGGCAGCTCGGGAGCCGCATCGACCAGGGCCTGGTACACCGTCAGCTTGTCCTGGCTGATCCGCGCGGCCTCGGCGGGGGTCGGCGGATCCGTCAGCTCGTACAGGTCGCGCTCCAGGCTGTCGCGGTGGTCGGAGGCGAGGATGAGCAGAGTCGTTGTCATGCTCTCGTCGTACTCGCGCAGGATGGGGGTCGCCCAGGCGGCCGGGGGACGTTGCGGCCGGCCGGCCGGGCGTGATGCACTAGACGCGCGTGCGATGCGGGACGCAGACCTGACACCCACGCCGATCGGGGCACCATGACCCAGCGCCGCACCGACCTCCGCTCGAGCGAGCCGCGCAGCAGACGTCCTGCCCGCACCGTGCTCGCGGCCGCAGCCGTCGCCGCGACGGCGATGCTGCTCCTGGCCGGCTGCACCTCCGGCGAGCCGAAGGAGGACCAGACGAAGACGACGATCCAGAACGAGTCGAACCGCGAGCTGTACCGCGGCGGCCTCTACGTCCAGCCCGACAGCCTCGCGGCCCGCGCCGCCTCGACCCTCCGGGCCGACGGCAAGGACGACGCGGCCGAGGCGGCCCGCGAGATCGCCACGACGTCGGTCGCCATCTGGCTGGGCGACCAGTACAGCGTGACCGAGGTCGCGAAGGTCGTGAAGCAGAACGTGCGCGCCGCCGAGAAGCAGGGCGTCACCCCGGTGTTCGTGCTCTACGCGATCCCGCACCGCGACTGCGGCGACTACTCCGCCGGCGGCTGGAGCGCCTCGGAGTACCCGCGCTGGACGCAGGCCGTCGCCACCGCGCTGAAGGGGCACCGCGCCGCCGTGATGGTCGAGCCCGACTCGCTCGCCATGCTCAGCAACTGTCCGGAGGAGACCGACACGCGCATCCCGCTCATCAGGAAGGCAGTGGAGCAGCTGGCCGCGGCCGGAGTCCCGGCCTACCTCGACGCGGGCAACAGCCACTGGGTCGACCCGTCGGTCATCGCCGACCGGCTGAAGCGGGCCGGGATCGCCGACGCCCGCGGCTTCTTCACGAACGTCGCGAGCTTCTACCCCGTCGACGACGAGAAGGAGTTCGCCTCGGAGGTGTCCGAGCGGACCGGCGGAGCGCACTACGTGATCGACGTCTCCCGCAACGGGCAGGGCTGGAAGGGCACCTGGTGCAACCCGTCCGGCACCGGCCTCGGGCAGGCGCCGCACGTGACCTCCGGCGACACGGCGCTCGACGCGCTGCTCTGGATCAAGACGCCGGGAGTCTCCGACGGCACCTGCAACGGCGGACCGGCCGCGGGCGTGTGGTTCTCGTCGTACGCCGAGCAGCTGGTGCGGAACCGTCAGGGCTGACCGTCCCCGCCGCGCGCGTCAGCCGCGGGAGTACCGGACGTCGCCGCCCGGCGTGAACAGCACCGAGTCGGGCGGCCTCGACGCCAGACCCGCGAGTCCGGCAGCGGCGAGCAGCGTCTCGTCCAGCTCGACGACCTCGGCGCTCCGGAGGGCCCAGGGCGGGTGCTCGAGCCTCCACCAGGACGTCCGGCCGAGGTGCCGGGCGTGGACGCCCCAGCGCTCGGTGAGGAAGGCCGGGAGCGGATCCGCGGGCGAGACCGCGCCGCCGGGCAGCACCCGCAGCCTCGCGCCGACCCCGGTGCGACGGCGGCTGCGGTAGGCGATCTCGTCTCCCAGCCACCGGGATCCTGCGCGGGCCGGGGTGTACGGCAGCCCGATGCCGAGCCGGGCTGCGACGACGGCCGGGAGGTGCTGCGTGTCGATGGAGCGGTGCGCGATGCCGCGGCGGCCGCGGTCGTCGACGGTCAGGATCTCGACCACGATCTCGACCATCGTGCCGAGCCGACCGAGCGGCGGCAGCGGCGGGACGGTGCTGTCGGCGAAGACGTAGGCGACGAGCCCGACCCACGCCGACCCGTCGAAGACCTCGGGCCTGCAGCCGGCGGGGACGAGCGGCGCGACGAGGCCCGGCTCCACGCGCCAGTGCAGCAGGATCACGTCGCGCTGCCGGTGGAAGGTCACCGGGTGGTGCGGCAGCGGCGGGGCGGCGCGCGGCGACACAGGGGCGCTCGTCACAGCGGCGGCCGCTCGCGCTCCTGGGCGACGACCGACTCGCGGTCGGAGAGCCCGCGCAGGCCGGAGAGCGAGCGAGCCATCCGGTGGTTGCTGCGGAGCGCTGTCTCGTTCCGGTCGAGGAACGCCCAGTAGCCCGCGGTGAACGGGCACGCGTCCGGCCCGAGCCGCTTGCTCGGCGAGAAGCGGCAGCCGCCGCAGTAGTCGGTCATGCGGTTGATGTAGGCACCGCCGGACGCATAGGGCTTCGTCGCGACGATCCCGCCGTCGGCGTGCTGCGACATGCCCACGACGTTCGCCGGCATGACCCACGGCGTCCCGTCGACGAACATGTCGATGAACCAGTCGTTGAGGGCGTGCGGGTCGTAGCCGCGCTGCAGCGCCCAGTTGCCGAGCACCATGAGCCGCTGGATGTGGTGGGCCCAGCCGCGCTCGCGGACGTCGTCGACGGCGTGGTGCAGGCAGTTCTCCTCGATCGCGTCGGGCGTCAGCGTCGTGAAGGCCTCGGGCAGGGGCTCGTGCGCGGCGAGCGCGTTGTTCGACGCGGCGAACCCCTCGCCGAGGTACCAGTAGAGGTGCCAGACGTAGTCGCGCCAGCCGGCGATCTGCCGCACGAAGCCCTCGACGCTCGACAGCGGCGCGTTGCCGGCGGCGTGCTCGGCGGCGACGCGGGTGACGACCTCGAGCGGGTCGAGGAGTCCGAGGTTGAGGGGAGCGCTGAGAAGCGAGTGCGCCATCGTCCAGTCGCCGGTGAGCGTGGCGTCCTCGAACGGGCCGAAGTCGCCGAGCCGCGACTCGACGAAGTCGTCGAGCGCCCTGTTCGCCTCGGCCTCGGTCACCGCGAAGCGGCGAGGGCCGTCGGCGCCCACCAGGGTGACGCTCCCCTCGGACTGCCAGCGGTCGAGATCCTGCCGGACCTCCTCGTCGATGTCGTCCTCGGTCGGCCACCACGGCTCGGGCAGCCCGAGCGTCACGGCGCCCTTCGGCGGCGACTGGCGGTTGTCGTGGTCGTAGTTCCACTGGCCGCCGACGGGCTGATCGCCCTCCATCAGCAGACCCGTGCGCTCGCGGACCCTCCGGTAGAAGTCCTCCAGCAGCAGGCGTGAGCCCGCCCGGCCGTCGGCCCACTCGCGGAAGTCGCTCTCGCTCGTGATGAAGCCGCGCGACGGCAGGATCGCACAGCCCACCCGACGCACGTACCGGCGTGCCGCGTAGGAGGTCGGGTCGACGACCTCGAGCCTCTCCCCCGGCGCAGGATCGCGCGCCGCCAGAGCCTCGTCGTACGTCTCGGCCCGCAGGTACTCGCAGCGGTCGCCGAGCTCCCGGGCGCGGTGCCGGATGGCCGAGAGGAGGAGGTGGGCCTTGGCCCGGTGGATCGGACGGCCTGCGACGAGCGACTTCGCCTCGATCAGCAGGATCGGGCCCCCGTCGTCGAAGGCCGAGCCGAGCTGGCCGGCGAACAGCCACCTCGTGGGATCGTTCATGGCCTGAACGGTACTCGTCGCTCAGTAGGCTTGTCGGCGTGACTGCCGCCGCCGTGATCCTGTTCGTCCTCGCCATCACCCTGGTGGGCACGACGGTGCTCGCGGCCGGAGGTGTGGTCCGTCTGAACCGGTTCGCGGGCATCCGGGTGCACTCCTTCCTCCTGTCGCAGGAGGCCTGGCAGAGCGGTCACGCCGCGGCGCTCCTCCCGGTCACCCTCGGCGGGCTGATCGCGGTGGCCGGCGGTGTCGTCGCGCTCGTCCGGCCCGGGTCGGTCGGCGTCGTCGTGGTCGCCTTCCTGCTGCTGTTCGCCCTGGTCGCCTGGGGCATCCTGCGCGGCGACCGCGCCGCTCTCGACGCGCACGCGGCCTCCGTCGAGTAGGTTTGTCAGTCACTGACTACTTGTGCGAGAGTAGTCAGGTGTCATCCATCCGGTTCTTCGTGCTCGACGCGTTCGCCCGCTACGGCGAGATGCACGGTCACCAGCTGCGCCTCCAGGCGGAGCAGGAGCGCGTCCACCTCTGGACCGACATCAGCGTGGGCGCGCTCTACGGCGCCCTCAAGCGACTCGCGGCGGACGGGCTGCTGACCGAGGTCCGCGTGGAGCGCGAGGGGAACTTCCCCGAGCGGCAGGTCTACGCGATCACCGAGGCCGGCCGCGACGCCCTCCGCGAGCTGCACCAGGCGACGCTCGCGGCGGTCGTCCACAGGCCGGACCCGTTCGACCTCGCCTTCGCCCGCCTCGATCCTGACCGGCTCGACGACCTGCCGCGTACTATCCAGGAGCGCCTGTCGACCCTCGAGCGGATGCTCGACGAGACGGTCGCCAACAACGACAGGGCCCGCCAGTGGCTCACGATCGGCGAGGAGCTCGTGATCACCCACGGTGAGCACCGGCTCCGCTCGGAGATCGACTGGCTCCGAACACTCCAGCGCAGACTCCCGGACATCATCGCCGCCGAGCGCACGCGGGTCGGCTCCGGCCGAGCCGCATCCTGATCCGCACCTCCCCCGCACCGACCTCGCAGCACGTCGCATCCTGCGATACGAAAGGCTTCACCACCATGACCAACGCAACCGCCGTGGCAGGCAAAGCGCCCGCCCCCGCGATCCCCAAGACCGCCTGGCGGGCGCTGATCGTGCTCCTGATGGGCATGTTCATCGCACTCCTCGACACGACGATCGTCAACGTCGCGCTCCCCACCATCCGCACCTCGCTCGACGCCTCGGAGTCGACCCTGTCTTGGATCATCTCGGGGTACGCCCTGGCGTTCGGCCTCGCGCTCATCCCCGCCGGCCGCATCGGCGACCGCGTCGGCCACAAGTGGGTCTTCTTCACCGGCATCGCGCTCTTCACGGCCGCCTCGTTCGCCTGTGGAATCGCGCAGTCCGACGAGCAGCTCGTGATCTTCCGCGTGATCCAGGGCCTCGCCGGCGGCATCTACGTGCCCGCGGTCACCGCCTTCATCCAGCTCCTCTTCCCGCCGCAGGCCCGCGGCAAGGCGTTCGCGATCATGGGCAGCGTCATCGGCGTCTCGTCGGCCCTCGGCCCGATCGTCGGCGGCCTGCTGATCCAGGCCTTCGGCGACGCCAACGGCTGGCGCACCGTGTTCTACGTGAACCTGCCGATCGGTGTGGCCACCCTGGTGCTGGCCGCGATCCTGCTGCCGAAGCGCGACCCCTCTCAGCCGCGTCCGCCCGCCGGGCTCGACTGGATCGGCGTCGTCCTGGTGTCGGGCGCGCTCGTCGCCCTGCTCGTGCCGCTGATCCAGGGGCAGGATGAGGGCTGGCCGCTCTGGACCTACCTCACCATCGCCGGCGGCGTCGTCCTGCTCGCGCTGTTCGCCCTCTGGGAGGTGCGGCTCACCCGCCGCGGCGGAAGCGCCCTCGTCCCGCCGTCGCTGTTCAAGCACCCGCAGTTCACCGGCGGCGTGATCCTCGCGCTCGTCTACTTCGCGGCCTTCACCAGCATCTTCTTCACGATCTCGCTGCTCTGGCAGAGCGGTCTGCAGCACTCGGCCCTCGCGTCGGGCGCCGTCACGATCCCCTTCGCGGTCGGCTCGATCCTCGGCTCGTCGCAGAGCAACCGCCTCTCGTCGCGCCTCGGCCGCAACGTCCTGATCATCGGGACCGCGCTCGTCGCCGTCTCGCTCATCTCGATGTGGCTGATCTTCCTCAACGTCGACGGCCCGTCGCTCACCAACTGGATGCTGCTCGCCCCGCTGTTCGTCGGCGGCCTCGGCAACGGCCTCTTCATCGCTCCGAACGCGCAGTTCATCGTGGCCACCGTCGACCGTCGCGACGCAGGATCGGGATCGGCCGTCATCGCCGCGATCCAGCGCGTCGGCAGCGCGGTCGGCATCGCCGTCATCGGGTCGGTGCTCTTCGGCACGCTCGTGATCGACAAGCCGGGCGCCCCGACGTCGAACTCCGCGGCAGCCGTCGCGGCCGTCAAGCGCCAGGCCGCCGAGAACGTCGCCACCGGATTCACGAACGCGGCGGCTCACGCGATGATGGTCAGCGCGATCTTCGCCGTCGTGGCGTTCGCCCTCGTGTTCGCGCTGCCGAAGCGCGTCGGTGCGCCGGGCGGCGGGCACGGTGGTGGAGCCGGCGGCGGTGCTCGCGGTGCTGCCGATGGTGCTGCCGGCGGTTCTGCTGGCGGTTCTACCGCAGGTTCGAAGCGCGGTGCCGCTCCTACTGCCGGCGGCGCTCAGACGCCCGCCGTCGGTGGTGCGCCTGCCGAGCCCGTCGGCGCGCGCGGAGCCTCCGCCGAGGCTCCGACCAGCCCCGAGGTCGGCGGTGCGCCGACCCACGGTGCGCACGCCGCGGATCCTGCGCACCCCGCGGAGCCGGTCCACGCCGGGCACGGGTCGCACGTCGCGGCGCCGGAGCACGGCCACGGGGCGCACGCCGCCGAGGTCGAGCCCGACTCGGGTGAGCCGAAGGCCTGACGCCCGCGCGACACCTCTGGAGCGCCCCTCGCCTGCTGGCGGGGGGCGCTCCGTCGTGGCGGGTGCTTCGGCGGGTGAAGAGCCGCTCCGACCACGAAAGAGGCTCCCGACCACAGACGTTCGTGGTCGGGAGCCTTCTTCGCGGTCGAGAGCCGGAGGGCTAGCCGGCGCGCTAGCCGCCGATGCGCACGAAGTGGTGCGCCTGGTTCCAGATGGGGCGGACGCTGACGTAGCCGCCGGGCTTCGGAGCGTCGAGGATCATGCCGTTGCCGGCGTAGATGCCGTCGTGAGCCTCGTTGTCGAAGACGACCAGGTCGCCGGGGACGGCCTCGCTCTGCGGGATCGTCGTGCCCATCGCGTCTTGCGAGGGGACGTAGTGGGGCAGCGAGATGCCGAACTGCGCGTAGACGAACATGATGAGGCCCGAGCAGTCGAAGGCCGAGGGGTCGGCGCCGCCGTGGACGTAGGGGGTGCCGAGGTACTGCAGGGCCACCTGGAACACCTCGGCGCGGTCGAGGTGGTCGAAGATCGGGTGCGCGACGTACTCCGCGGCCGTCGGGCCGGTGTAGGTCGACCCCTTCTCGGCCTGGCGGTTGGCGATGACCTGCTTCTCGTAGTCGACGACCGAGGTCGCACCGTAGCCGTCGCGCGACGACACCGAGGTGTCGACGTCGGAGGCCACGTCGTAGCCCTGGCTGCCCTTGACGGCGGGGGTGGTCGCGATGCCGGTGCCGGACGCGAACGCCTTGCTCTGCGAGGCGTTGATGACCGGCAGGATGCTCGTGGCCAGGATGCCGCAGACCACCGTCAGCATCGTGACGCGGCGTGCCGCGACGAAGACGCGCCCGCGACCGGCGCGGGTCGCCGGCGCCGCAGGCACAGCGGCCGGGCGGGTGGAGGCCGCAGCGCGGCCGCGCGGGGCGGACGCGGTCGAGCGGCCGGCGGTGCGCCGGAGCGGAGCCTCGGCGGGGACGAAGGTCTGCCGGCGACCGGGCGCGGCGGTCGGTACGGAGGCGGCGAGGCCGGAGATCCCGGTGAGAGTCAGAGGTGCTGTGGCGGGTGCTGCTGCGGATGCGGGCTTGATGGGGGCGACGACGGGCGCGACCACCGGCGACACGGGCGCGCCGCTCGGCACCGACGACAGCTCGGCCGCGGCGGCGGCCTCGCGGGCGGCCCGGGCGGCGCGACGGGGGCTCACGATCTCGGAGAATGCGGGAGCCGCGTCGGAGGACGAAGCGACCGAGGCGACCTCGGCGCGACGACGACCCGAGACGGGAGCGCCCGATCCGGGACCACTCGACGCACGCGCACCAGCCACATCGGGGGCTGAGGCGGAGGTCGCGAGAGGGACCACGGGGGCGTCTGGGGAGTCTTCGGTCGCGCGCATCGTCCTCCACCCTAAGGGGTAGGCGAGGGACCGTCCAAGCTCCTCTTCGAGGGGCGGCGCGTCATCCTGCAGGATGACGCGCCGAGACCGCCGCCGGGGCCGAGGGCGCGCCGATCCTGCGCCCTCGGCCCTCGCCGTGTCAGACGGTCGCGGCCAGCTGCGGGTAGAGCGCCTCGATCGGAGCCGAGAGCCCGGCCTTGACGTCGCGCGACGTCTGGTCGGCCAGCACCTCGAAGGCGCCCGACTCGACGCCGTCGTAGGAGTCGCGGACCACGTCGGCGGCGTCGCCCATCGGGGCGTCGATGCCGACCGTCATGGGGGTCGCGGTGTAGCCGAGGTGGAGGCCCTGCACGAGGGTCCCCTGCTCGGCGAGCTCGAGGCGGAACGAGTTCGTCGCCGACCAGAAGGCCGCCTTCGTCGCCGAGTAGGTGCCGCCGACGCCGATCCAGCTGAGGGCCGAGTGCACGTCGATCAGGGCGCCTCCGCCGTTGGCTCCGAGCACGGGCGCGAAGGCGCGGACGACCTCCACGGCCCCGAAGAAGTTCGTCTCGAAGAGGGCGCGGATGGACGAGCTCGGGCTGGTCAGGAGGGAGTTCTGGCTGTAGTCGGTGATGCCGGCGTTGTTGACCAGGATCGTGGTGTCGGAGGCGGCAGCGGCGGCCGCCTCGATCGAGGCGACGTCGGTGACGTCGAGGCGCAGCGGGACGACGCGGTCGTCGCCCCAGTCGCGCGGGGTGCGGGCGGTGGCGTAGACCTTGGCGGCGCCGCGGGCGAGGGCCTGCGCGACGAACTGCTCGCCGAGGCCTCCGTTCGCGCCGGTGACCAGGACGACTGCGTTCTCGAAGCTCTGGGACATGGGTTCCTACTCTCGTTGGCGGGTCTGACTTGCTTGTTGCAACTCAGATGCGACGAGAACATTCCCGCGGCGTCGAGATAGCCCGGCTCGTCGAGATCGGCCCGGCTCGTCGAGATCAGGGAGCGGCGGTCCGGTCCGGCGCCGGATACTGGTCGGTCTGCTCGAACCGCACCTCGTCGACCGGCACCGGTTCGCCGGCCGCCACGAAGGCCACGGAGGCCGGCGCCCCGTCGGCAGCCCTCCTCCGGACGACGGTCGGCCCGTCGGCGCGCGGCTCGTGCTCGTCGCCCCACTGCTGGAGAGCGCCCAGGACGATCTTCAGGTCGAGGCCGGCCCGCGTCGGGTGGTAGCTGAAACGGCTCCGGGATCCTGCGTCGCGGTACGGCCTCTTCTCGAGCACCCCGCCCTCGACCAGCCGGTCGAGCCGGTCGGTGAGCACGTTGCTGGCGATGCCGAGGTGGTCTTGCAGATCGCGGAAGCGCGACTCCCCGTACATCAGGACCTCGCGCAGGATCAGGAACGCCCAGCGGTCGGACAGCAGCACCAGCGACCGCTCGATCGAGCAGTACGGCTCGACCGGGGTCAGCTCAGGGCCGCGGGCCACGACGTCAGCGCCCTTGACGCTTCTTGAACGGCTTCGGCTCGCCCTTCAGCACCTTGCCGCGGCCGACCCCCTTGGAGGCCTTGGCCTTCCCGCCCGGGGGCCGGGGCGGCGCGGGGGGCGGCGTCGAGGGCTTCGCGAGCTCGGCCCGGGCGTCGTCGAGGGCGCGCTGACCCTCGCGGGTGAGCCGCGGCTCACTGGCGCTGCGGTCGAAGAGGGGCTTGTCGTACTGCAGCTCGACGGCGGCGATCGACGAGTTGAGCTTCTGGCGCGAGATGTCGAGCAGCTGCGCCGCCCGAGGGAAGTGCAGCTCTTCGGCGGCGACCACGAAGTGGTGGAGCTGGCTCGTCTTCACCCTGCCAGGGTACCGTCCGGGCGTCCGGCGCGGCAGGATGCTGCGCATGGACGAAGACACCGCCCTCGACCTCTGCGGCGAGCTTCCCTCCGCGGAGCTCACCCACCCGTTCGGCTTCGAGACCGCCGTGTACAAGGTGCGCGGCAAGATGTTCGCCTTCCTGCCGCTCGACGCGCCGCACCCGTCGATCACGGTGAAGAGCGATCCGCAGGATGCCGCCGAGCTCGTCCGCGAGCACGGAGCGATCGCTCCCGGCTACCACATGAACAAGAGGCACTGGATCACCGTGACGCTCGACGAGGAGCTGCCGGAGGGTCTCGTGGAGGAGCTGATCCGGGAGTCGTACCGCCTCGTGATCCTGACCCTGCCGAAGGCGCGGCGACCGGTCGCCTGATCCCGCCGGAGGGCGGGAGGGGGGCGGGCGCTACTGCGCGGAGCCCGCCGGGTTCGGCTTGCGGCTGCCGTCGGTGGCCGGGCGGCCGCCGGTCTGGATCGGGATGCCGTCGACGGCCGCGCCGTACTCCGGCGTGTACTTCTGGCTGTGCCGGAACGTGTCGACGAACCTCTGGAGCCGCGGGTCGGTGGCGCTGTCGACGCGGAGCTGGTGCCCCCACGCGCTGATGACGATCTTCGACGGGAGATCGTCCTCGGCCCACGGGCTCAGGTCGACGTAGCGGTTCGCCTGCCCGGTGACGCCCTGCTCGGCCTCGTCGATCATCGACTGCTTGGTGACGAACGCGGTCAGCTTCGCGACCGTGGCCTTCGGCAGGTCGGGGTCGTAGGTGATCCAGACGGCGCCGTGCTCCAGGTTGTGGACGGCGCGCTCGGTGGGGACCGGCTTCGTGTAGACGCCCGCGTTCATCCAGACGGCATCGTGCGGACCGCCGACGGGCGGCAGGATGTCGTAGCTCACCGGCCCGGCGACGTGCGAGTGCTCGAGAGCGCCGGCGTGATCCTGCCCGTCGCCCGGCCAGCCGGTGGTGTCCCAGGCGAGGACGCCGTCGATGCCCGAGTCGTCGGTCGCGCGGTCGGTCTTCTTCTGCGTCGTGCTCGATCCACTGACCGCGGCGGGGACGATCTGGTCGCTCGTAGCCGCGCCGCCCTTCGTGCCGGCGGCATCATTGCCCGAGATCGTGCTGACGAAGATCACGACGACGATCGCGACCGTGACGACGGCACCGCCCAGGATCAGGAGGAGGCGTCGGCGCTCGGTCGCCGCCTGCTGCCTCTGGAACTCCTCGACCTTCGCGCGGCGCCTGGCTGCCTGCTCTGCTTTTGAGACCACGGGAGCGAACCTATTGGGCGAGGCTGAGCGCGGGCTCCTGCTCGGGGGCGGGCGGCGCGACCGGCGCGTCGGGGGCAGGCTCGCTGGCCGGGGGGCGTGTGGGGCTGCGACCCGGGCGTCGGGGCAGGCTCGCTGGCCGGGCGTCCAGCGACGGGGCAGTAGCCTCTCGGAGGCTGCTCGGCACTCCGGGCGGCGAGAACCACAGAAAGAAGCACCGTGCGCACCACCCTGTTCCTCGTCCCCGCCGTCGCTCTCGCCGCCGGCCTCGCTCTCACCGGCTGCAGCAGCAGCAGCTCCACCGCCGGCTCCACCCCGTCGGCCTCGTCCAGCACCGCGGCCTCGCCGAAGTGCGTCGACGGCGCGATGACCGTCACCGGCACCGCCCACTCCAAGATCAACATCACGACGGAGTGCGACACCGTCACCGTCACGGCCACCGGCGCGATCATCAGCCTGCCCGACACGAAGACCGTCGACATCACCGGCAGCAAGAACACCGTCACGATCGACTCGGCCACGGCGATCACCGCCACCGGCTCCGACAACGTCGTGTTCTACGGCGCCGCCGCGAAGCCGAAGGTCACCGACTCCGGCTCCGGCAACACCATCGGCCAGCGCTGAGCCGAGGCGCTCCGGCCGCTGTGGACGGCGCTCCCGCCGCTCGCGACACGCGTCCCGGCCCGACACACGCTGCACGACAGGTGTGCCGGGCCGGACTGCGTGTCGGCGCACCCACTCGGAACGCCGACGAAACAAGACGGTCACAAATTGTTGATTGAATCAACATCATGGCGATCATCCTCGGAGACAACCAGTACGGGAAGGCGGAGTCGCGGATCGTCCGCATCGTCCGCGACGGCCCCCGGCACGAGATCCGCGACCTCAACGTCACGACCGCCCTCCGCGGCCCGTTCGAGCAGGCGTACCTCACCGGCGACCAGTCGAACGTGCTGCCGACCGACACCCAGAAGAACACGGCCTACGCCTTCGCGAAGTCGAAGGGCGTCGACTCCATCGAGGAGTACGGCCTCGAGCTGGCGCGCCACTTCGTCGGGGACGTCGACCCCGTGACGGGCGCCAGGATCGAGATCGAGGAGTTCGCCTGGGAGCGCGCGGTCGTCGACGGCTCCGAGCACGACCACACCTGGCTCCGGAAGGGGCAGGACGTCCGCACCGCGGCCGTGACCGTCGACGCGACCGGCGAGTACGTCGTCGGTGGCCTCAAAGACCTCGTGCTGCTCAAGTCGACGGGGTCGGAGTTCGCCGGCTTCCTGAAGGACGACTTCACGACCCTGCCCGAGACCCACGACCGCGTCATGGCCACGGCCCTCGACGCCAAGTGGCGCTTCTCGTC comes from Frondihabitans peucedani and encodes:
- a CDS encoding LysR family transcriptional regulator — encoded protein: MKTSQLHHFVVAAEELHFPRAAQLLDISRQKLNSSIAAVELQYDKPLFDRSASEPRLTREGQRALDDARAELAKPSTPPPAPPRPPGGKAKASKGVGRGKVLKGEPKPFKKRQGR
- a CDS encoding DUF3060 domain-containing protein produces the protein MRTTLFLVPAVALAAGLALTGCSSSSSTAGSTPSASSSTAASPKCVDGAMTVTGTAHSKINITTECDTVTVTATGAIISLPDTKTVDITGSKNTVTIDSATAITATGSDNVVFYGAAAKPKVTDSGSGNTIGQR
- the pucL gene encoding factor-independent urate hydroxylase gives rise to the protein MAIILGDNQYGKAESRIVRIVRDGPRHEIRDLNVTTALRGPFEQAYLTGDQSNVLPTDTQKNTAYAFAKSKGVDSIEEYGLELARHFVGDVDPVTGARIEIEEFAWERAVVDGSEHDHTWLRKGQDVRTAAVTVDATGEYVVGGLKDLVLLKSTGSEFAGFLKDDFTTLPETHDRVMATALDAKWRFSSVDVDWNDVYPRIKALMVREFATLQSLALQQTLWHMGTAVMEEFPDIVEVRLKAPNKHHFDFDLGRFGVENAGEVFWAADRAYGLIEATLLRDDAPPANDAWRFSAGLA
- a CDS encoding C40 family peptidase, whose product is MSPRRAARAAREAAAAAELSSVPSGAPVSPVVAPVVAPIKPASAAAPATAPLTLTGISGLAASVPTAAPGRRQTFVPAEAPLRRTAGRSTASAPRGRAAASTRPAAVPAAPATRAGRGRVFVAARRVTMLTVVCGILATSILPVINASQSKAFASGTGIATTPAVKGSQGYDVASDVDTSVSSRDGYGATSVVDYEKQVIANRQAEKGSTYTGPTAAEYVAHPIFDHLDRAEVFQVALQYLGTPYVHGGADPSAFDCSGLIMFVYAQFGISLPHYVPSQDAMGTTIPQSEAVPGDLVVFDNEAHDGIYAGNGMILDAPKPGGYVSVRPIWNQAHHFVRIGG
- a CDS encoding helix-turn-helix domain-containing protein; this encodes MARGPELTPVEPYCSIERSLVLLSDRWAFLILREVLMYGESRFRDLQDHLGIASNVLTDRLDRLVEGGVLEKRPYRDAGSRSRFSYHPTRAGLDLKIVLGALQQWGDEHEPRADGPTVVRRRAADGAPASVAFVAAGEPVPVDEVRFEQTDQYPAPDRTAAP
- a CDS encoding DUF3105 domain-containing protein, which encodes MVSKAEQAARRRAKVEEFQRQQAATERRRLLLILGGAVVTVAIVVVIFVSTISGNDAAGTKGGAATSDQIVPAAVSGSSTTQKKTDRATDDSGIDGVLAWDTTGWPGDGQDHAGALEHSHVAGPVSYDILPPVGGPHDAVWMNAGVYTKPVPTERAVHNLEHGAVWITYDPDLPKATVAKLTAFVTKQSMIDEAEQGVTGQANRYVDLSPWAEDDLPSKIVISAWGHQLRVDSATDPRLQRFVDTFRHSQKYTPEYGAAVDGIPIQTGGRPATDGSRKPNPAGSAQ
- a CDS encoding MmcQ/YjbR family DNA-binding protein, with the protein product MDEDTALDLCGELPSAELTHPFGFETAVYKVRGKMFAFLPLDAPHPSITVKSDPQDAAELVREHGAIAPGYHMNKRHWITVTLDEELPEGLVEELIRESYRLVILTLPKARRPVA
- a CDS encoding SDR family oxidoreductase yields the protein MSQSFENAVVLVTGANGGLGEQFVAQALARGAAKVYATARTPRDWGDDRVVPLRLDVTDVASIEAAAAAASDTTILVNNAGITDYSQNSLLTSPSSSIRALFETNFFGAVEVVRAFAPVLGANGGGALIDVHSALSWIGVGGTYSATKAAFWSATNSFRLELAEQGTLVQGLHLGYTATPMTVGIDAPMGDAADVVRDSYDGVESGAFEVLADQTSRDVKAGLSAPIEALYPQLAATV